In Macaca thibetana thibetana isolate TM-01 chromosome 8, ASM2454274v1, whole genome shotgun sequence, one DNA window encodes the following:
- the ELOC gene encoding elongin-C produces MDGEEKTYGGCEGPDAMYVKLISSDGHEFIVKREHALTSGTIKAMLSGPGQFAENETNEVNFREIPSHVLSKVCMYFTYKVRYTNSSTEIPEFPIAPEIALELLMAANFLDC; encoded by the exons ATGG ATGGAGAGGAGAAAACCTATGGTGGCTGTGAAGGCCCTGATGCCATGTATGTCAAATTGATATCATCTGATGGCCATGAATTTATTGTAAAAAGAGAACATGCATTAACATCAGGCACGATAAAAGCCATGTTGAGTGGCCCAG gtcagtttgctgagaacgaaACCAATGAGGTCAATTTTAGAGAGATACCTTCACATGTGCTATCAAAAGTATGCATGTATTTTACGTACAAGGTTCGCTACACTAACAGCTCCACCGAGATTCCCGAATTCCCAATTGCACCTGAAATTGCACTAGAACTGCTGATGGCTGCGAACTTCCTagattgttaa